Proteins encoded by one window of Filimonas effusa:
- a CDS encoding NAD(P)/FAD-dependent oxidoreductase, with translation MEVDYIIIGQGICGSFLSWELSKEGQKLLIIDEPRPFSSTKVASGVINPVTGRQVVTTWLAEELIPFTWDSYSQLGEHIGEQLVEPCSIYAFPPSEQMREAYNKKMEEGPGFVKPLPIETTELYHQYFNFRNGAVEITPVWLIHLHKLLKGWRQQLATYHTLWEEKFDNTQLQIQPSHVSYKGIKAKKVFFCNGIDTFEHPLWSKLPYSYNKGEALIADIPGLPFKHIYKFGITTLVPWYNNLWWVGSSYDNHFTDDQPSETFRNRKMAELELLLKCDYSVIDHIASIRPATIERRPFAGFHPLHPTAGIFNGMGTKGCSLAPYLAKQLARETLYNEPVIASASVQRFSGILK, from the coding sequence ATGGAAGTAGATTATATCATCATAGGACAAGGCATCTGCGGCAGCTTTTTAAGCTGGGAACTAAGTAAGGAAGGACAAAAACTTTTGATAATAGATGAACCAAGGCCCTTCTCCTCTACCAAAGTGGCAAGCGGCGTCATCAACCCCGTTACAGGCCGCCAGGTAGTAACCACATGGCTTGCCGAAGAACTGATCCCTTTCACGTGGGACAGCTATAGCCAGCTGGGCGAACATATAGGCGAACAACTGGTAGAGCCATGCAGCATCTACGCCTTCCCGCCATCAGAACAAATGCGGGAAGCCTATAATAAAAAAATGGAAGAAGGTCCTGGTTTCGTCAAACCCCTTCCAATTGAAACAACAGAGCTGTATCACCAGTATTTCAACTTCAGGAACGGTGCAGTAGAGATCACGCCCGTATGGCTTATTCACCTGCATAAACTCCTGAAAGGCTGGCGGCAGCAACTAGCTACTTATCACACCCTTTGGGAAGAAAAGTTCGACAACACGCAATTGCAGATCCAGCCCAGCCATGTAAGCTATAAAGGCATAAAAGCAAAAAAGGTCTTCTTCTGTAATGGGATAGATACCTTTGAGCATCCGCTTTGGTCAAAGCTTCCCTACAGTTATAACAAAGGCGAAGCCCTGATAGCCGACATCCCCGGCCTTCCGTTCAAACACATCTATAAATTCGGCATCACCACCCTGGTCCCCTGGTACAATAACCTCTGGTGGGTGGGCAGCAGTTACGACAACCACTTCACCGACGACCAGCCCTCCGAAACATTCCGCAACAGGAAAATGGCAGAGCTCGAACTCCTGCTCAAATGCGACTATTCCGTCATCGACCATATCGCATCCATCAGGCCCGCCACAATAGAACGCAGGCCTTTTGCAGGCTTTCATCCACTGCACCCCACTGCCGGTATCTTCAATGGAATGGGCACCAAAGGCTGTTCCCTGGCGCCCTACCTCGCCAAACAGCTGGCAAGAGAAACGCTCTATAACGAACCGGTAATAGCGTCCGCCTCCGTGCAACGCTTTAGCGGCATCCTCAAATAA
- a CDS encoding ArsR/SmtB family transcription factor, which produces MGATKSDLFTKQQNQVANMAKALAHPARIAILQYLVKKNACVCGDLVEELGLAQATTSQHLKELKTAGLIQGAIEGASVCYCINPKVWNQYRDLFAGFFKEVNLTGEKCC; this is translated from the coding sequence ATGGGAGCAACAAAATCAGATCTCTTCACCAAACAGCAGAACCAGGTAGCGAATATGGCTAAAGCATTGGCACATCCTGCCCGTATTGCCATCCTGCAATACCTGGTTAAAAAGAATGCCTGTGTATGTGGCGATCTGGTAGAAGAACTGGGATTAGCACAGGCAACCACTTCACAGCATTTGAAAGAGCTGAAAACAGCCGGCCTTATTCAGGGCGCTATCGAAGGGGCGAGCGTTTGCTATTGTATCAACCCTAAAGTATGGAACCAGTACAGAGACCTGTTTGCCGGTTTCTTTAAGGAAGTGAATCTGACAGGAGAAAAATGTTGCTGA
- a CDS encoding arsenite methyltransferase codes for MPTDQELKNMVRQKYSEIALQDKEENQASCCGAGSCSTEVYNIMSDDYTALEGYNANADLGLGCGLPTQFAQIKKGDTVIDLGSGAGNDCFIARHEAGETGKVIGIDFTPAMIQKARYNAEVRGFNNVEFRQGDIEKMPVTANTADVIVSNCVLNLVPNKDGVFKEIFRVLKPGGHFSISDIVLEGHLPTNIQHAAEMYAGCVSGAIQKQAYMELIAANGFSNITIQKEKAIIIPNDILSGYLSSEEIAAFKSGNTGIYSITVYAEKPDEAAAPCCAPGCCN; via the coding sequence ATGCCTACAGATCAGGAACTCAAAAACATGGTAAGGCAGAAATACAGCGAAATTGCCTTACAGGATAAAGAGGAGAATCAAGCCTCCTGCTGCGGCGCCGGCAGCTGCTCAACAGAAGTGTACAATATTATGAGCGACGATTATACCGCGCTTGAAGGCTACAATGCCAACGCCGATCTGGGTTTGGGATGCGGCCTGCCCACGCAATTCGCACAGATAAAAAAAGGCGATACGGTGATCGACCTGGGCAGCGGCGCCGGCAACGACTGCTTTATAGCCCGCCATGAAGCAGGTGAAACCGGAAAGGTCATCGGTATCGATTTCACACCTGCCATGATTCAAAAGGCCCGTTATAATGCAGAAGTACGCGGCTTTAATAACGTAGAGTTCCGGCAGGGCGACATCGAAAAGATGCCGGTGACGGCAAATACAGCTGATGTAATAGTTAGCAACTGTGTTTTAAACCTCGTACCCAATAAGGACGGCGTATTTAAAGAGATCTTCCGCGTTTTAAAGCCTGGCGGCCACTTTAGTATATCCGATATCGTGTTGGAAGGACATCTGCCCACCAACATACAACATGCTGCCGAAATGTACGCCGGCTGCGTATCCGGCGCCATTCAAAAGCAGGCATATATGGAGCTGATCGCTGCAAACGGTTTTTCCAATATCACCATACAAAAAGAAAAAGCGATCATCATACCAAACGATATTCTCTCCGGCTATTTATCATCAGAAGAAATAGCGGCATTTAAAAGCGGTAATACGGGCATTTATAGCATAACAGTATATGCAGAAAAGCCCGATGAGGCCGCAGCGCCCTGCTGTGCACCCGGCTGCTGCAATTAA
- a CDS encoding low molecular weight phosphatase family protein yields MQLYPTIVSYLKEAEKEIDFIPAERKDALEKLTAFVKERTGAGKPSYLVFICTHNSRRSHTAQLWAAAAAAYYSIDHVETYSGGTEVTAFHQNAIKALSNAGFHIMPAKNGENPVYNVKLGDHLPIIRSFSKKFMDTPNPQADFAAIMTCSSADRGCPFVPGATARIAIPYNDPKASDGTPQQEQVYAERGKNIAVEMLYVFSGIRKS; encoded by the coding sequence ATGCAGCTTTACCCTACAATTGTGAGCTATCTCAAAGAAGCAGAAAAAGAAATAGACTTTATCCCAGCTGAAAGAAAAGATGCACTGGAAAAATTGACCGCTTTTGTAAAAGAAAGGACAGGTGCAGGTAAACCATCATATCTGGTGTTTATCTGCACCCATAATTCCCGGCGCAGCCATACCGCTCAATTGTGGGCTGCCGCTGCTGCCGCCTATTACAGCATCGATCACGTAGAAACTTATTCGGGGGGTACAGAAGTAACAGCCTTTCATCAAAACGCCATAAAAGCCCTGTCCAACGCAGGTTTTCACATAATGCCGGCTAAAAACGGCGAAAACCCGGTATATAACGTAAAGCTGGGCGATCACCTGCCCATTATCAGGTCGTTTTCAAAAAAATTCATGGACACCCCCAATCCCCAGGCAGATTTTGCGGCTATAATGACGTGCTCCAGCGCAGACCGGGGCTGCCCCTTCGTTCCCGGTGCCACAGCCAGAATTGCCATCCCGTACAACGACCCGAAAGCTTCCGACGGTACGCCACAGCAGGAGCAGGTATACGCTGAAAGAGGCAAAAACATTGCAGTTGAAATGCTCTATGTTTTTTCCGGTATAAGAAAAAGCTGA
- a CDS encoding MFS transporter, which yields MSLSVSGDAAPSRLKIRIAVSIFFFISGFTFASWASRIPTLQSQLHLNEAQLGSVLFALPMGLILTLPFTGMLLGRVSSRFVMLAGALLYAALLPALGLVNQVWQLVVLLFLFGASRNFLNISINAQSVGVQALYQKSVIASFHGVWSLAGFGGAAVGWLMLSLQVSVFMHFLVVGVLTLLLTFYSFGDALSEDVKTNVKKPLLALPDKPLLKLGLIAFASMACEGTMYDWCGIYFQKVVHVTPSHIGIGYAGYMCAMAAGRFVGDSLVNKHGVKKMLQLCGCLIALGLFTVVAFPYFITGMIGYLITGFGVSCVVPLVFSITGKNTKMAPGPAIAAVSIVGYIGFLLGPPVIGYIAEAANLRWAFALVAITGFGITLLAGKVSASKAAVQTNK from the coding sequence ATGTCATTATCAGTTTCCGGCGATGCTGCTCCGTCGCGATTAAAGATCAGGATAGCAGTCAGTATTTTCTTTTTTATTTCGGGTTTTACTTTTGCGAGCTGGGCTTCGCGTATTCCCACGCTGCAGAGCCAGTTACATTTAAATGAGGCGCAGCTGGGATCGGTGTTGTTTGCGTTGCCAATGGGACTGATATTAACGCTTCCGTTCACGGGGATGTTGCTGGGGCGGGTGAGCAGCCGGTTTGTGATGCTGGCCGGCGCGTTGTTATATGCTGCACTGTTGCCGGCATTGGGATTGGTGAACCAGGTATGGCAGCTGGTGGTATTACTTTTTCTTTTTGGCGCTTCGCGCAACTTTCTCAATATTTCTATCAATGCACAATCCGTGGGTGTACAGGCTTTGTACCAGAAGTCGGTCATTGCTTCTTTTCATGGCGTCTGGAGTCTTGCAGGCTTTGGAGGTGCTGCGGTAGGATGGCTGATGCTTTCATTACAGGTATCTGTTTTTATGCATTTCCTGGTTGTAGGTGTGCTGACGCTGCTACTGACTTTTTATTCTTTTGGCGATGCTCTTTCTGAAGATGTAAAAACCAATGTCAAGAAGCCACTGCTGGCCTTGCCCGACAAGCCTTTGCTGAAGCTGGGCCTGATCGCTTTTGCAAGCATGGCCTGCGAAGGGACGATGTATGACTGGTGTGGGATCTATTTTCAGAAAGTGGTTCATGTAACGCCGTCGCATATAGGAATTGGTTATGCCGGTTATATGTGTGCCATGGCAGCCGGAAGGTTTGTGGGCGATTCGCTGGTTAACAAACATGGCGTGAAGAAGATGCTGCAGCTATGCGGCTGTTTGATTGCGCTGGGATTGTTCACCGTAGTAGCTTTTCCTTATTTCATTACCGGGATGATCGGGTACCTGATCACCGGTTTTGGGGTATCGTGCGTAGTGCCGCTGGTGTTTAGTATTACGGGTAAGAATACAAAGATGGCTCCCGGTCCGGCTATAGCTGCGGTGTCGATAGTTGGTTATATAGGTTTCCTGCTTGGGCCTCCTGTGATCGGTTATATTGCTGAAGCTGCCAACCTGCGCTGGGCGTTTGCCCTGGTTGCGATCACTGGTTTTGGTATTACGTTACTGGCGGGTAAGGTGTCTGCTTCGAAAGCAGCGGTGCAAACCAACAAGTAA
- a CDS encoding MFS transporter has translation MNFSLSIDANRGYRIAVSVFFFIAGLVFASWACRIPDIKTQLHLSDAGLGSVLFALPVGLMCSLPLSGWLVSHLGSKRVMLIGALMYPATLVMLGLTASVWQLVVGLVFFGLFSNMCNIAVNTQAVGVEALYGRSIMASFHGLWSLAGFTGAAIGALVVSKNMSTFTHFCLIFTAALLLVLMAHRYTLPEDEKSDEPKPIFVVPDAAILKLGLIAFGSMVCEGTMFDWSGVYFQKVVKVEKEYVTLGYVAFMSTMAGGRFAADWMVTRMGSAAVLQGSGILIATGLLTSVLFPHLVPATIGFLLVGIGVSSVVPLVYGLAGKSKTMTPGMALASVSTIGFLGFLIGPPLIGFIAQAASLRWSFTLIAVLGLATTMLASQTKKM, from the coding sequence ATGAATTTTTCTTTATCCATTGATGCGAACCGTGGGTACCGCATAGCGGTGAGTGTGTTCTTTTTCATAGCGGGGCTTGTGTTTGCCAGCTGGGCCTGCCGTATTCCGGATATAAAAACCCAACTGCATTTAAGCGATGCGGGTTTGGGGAGCGTTTTATTTGCCTTACCGGTGGGACTGATGTGCAGTTTGCCTTTATCGGGCTGGCTGGTATCGCACCTGGGGAGTAAGCGGGTGATGCTTATCGGAGCATTGATGTATCCTGCGACGCTTGTGATGCTGGGGCTTACTGCTTCGGTATGGCAACTTGTTGTGGGGCTTGTGTTTTTTGGGTTGTTCAGTAATATGTGCAATATAGCCGTGAATACGCAGGCTGTTGGTGTGGAGGCTTTGTATGGCCGGTCTATTATGGCTTCTTTTCATGGACTGTGGAGCCTTGCGGGTTTTACCGGGGCGGCGATAGGTGCCTTGGTGGTATCGAAGAATATGTCGACGTTTACACATTTTTGTCTCATTTTTACGGCTGCATTGCTCCTGGTGTTGATGGCCCATCGTTATACCCTTCCTGAAGATGAAAAGTCGGACGAACCCAAGCCCATTTTCGTGGTGCCGGATGCGGCTATCCTGAAACTGGGATTGATTGCGTTTGGGAGTATGGTATGTGAGGGAACCATGTTTGACTGGAGCGGGGTATATTTTCAGAAGGTGGTAAAAGTAGAAAAGGAATATGTGACGCTGGGGTATGTTGCTTTTATGAGTACGATGGCTGGCGGGCGTTTTGCGGCAGACTGGATGGTAACGCGGATGGGCAGCGCTGCGGTGTTACAGGGTAGTGGTATTCTTATTGCGACGGGGTTGCTTACTTCGGTATTATTTCCGCACCTGGTGCCGGCAACCATTGGTTTTTTGCTGGTAGGTATTGGTGTTTCGTCGGTGGTGCCTTTGGTGTATGGCCTGGCGGGTAAGTCGAAGACGATGACGCCTGGTATGGCGCTGGCATCGGTATCCACTATCGGGTTTTTAGGTTTTTTGATAGGGCCGCCGTTAATTGGGTTTATTGCGCAGGCTGCCAGTTTGCGCTGGTCGTTTACTTTGATTGCTGTATTGGGCCTTGCTACAACGATGCTTGCTTCTCAGACTAAAAAAATGTAA
- a CDS encoding DeoR/GlpR family DNA-binding transcription regulator — protein MLKEERLDFILQKLKLDQKVKLGELSEALQVSEDTVRRDIELLANNGLLTKVRGGAIPHSPNLHNFRDRVHELEADKNLIAQKALQLLQPGDTIMLGGGTTTYALARMLPHDLPLTVVTNNVPVVTLLCDHPSVDLVLAGGRVQKDAQVTLGAEALRMFSQVHVDLCFLGICSVHHEIGITIKDYDEVEVVRAMMQSASRVVAVTTYNKIGTAETYKVCDITGIESIITEVDKQMELLMPYAEMGINII, from the coding sequence ATGTTGAAAGAAGAACGCCTGGACTTCATCTTGCAGAAGTTAAAACTGGATCAGAAGGTGAAGTTGGGCGAATTAAGCGAGGCGTTACAGGTGTCGGAGGATACGGTGCGCAGGGATATTGAATTGCTGGCCAACAATGGTTTGCTTACCAAGGTGCGGGGCGGCGCTATTCCTCATTCTCCCAATCTTCACAACTTCAGGGACAGGGTGCATGAGCTGGAAGCTGATAAGAACCTGATTGCGCAAAAGGCTTTGCAGTTACTGCAACCCGGCGATACGATCATGCTGGGCGGGGGAACCACTACTTATGCGCTGGCGCGGATGTTGCCGCATGATCTGCCGCTGACGGTGGTAACTAACAATGTTCCCGTGGTTACCTTGTTATGTGATCATCCTTCCGTGGACCTGGTGCTGGCCGGCGGACGTGTGCAAAAGGATGCGCAGGTGACACTTGGGGCAGAGGCATTACGCATGTTCAGCCAGGTGCATGTAGATCTTTGTTTTTTGGGTATTTGCAGTGTGCATCATGAGATAGGTATTACGATCAAGGATTACGACGAGGTAGAGGTGGTGCGTGCTATGATGCAATCGGCCAGCAGGGTGGTTGCGGTTACTACGTATAATAAGATAGGTACGGCTGAAACTTACAAGGTTTGTGATATAACGGGTATAGAAAGTATCATTACCGAGGTGGATAAACAGATGGAGTTGCTGATGCCCTATGCTGAAATGGGGATCAACATCATTTAA
- a CDS encoding 5' nucleotidase, NT5C type — MARVIIDMDEVMADTIAQFIAWFQREGYNVDPAALEGKSVQQMFPDYELARRFLYTPGFFRNKPVMKDAQKVVEALNQEHEVFIVSAAMEFPQSLIEKYEWLQEHFPFITWQQIAFCGSKALVHGDYMIDDHLKNLDYFNGEKLLFTSPHNTTIDKYTRVNTWRDVADVLLPGHQLFN; from the coding sequence ATGGCAAGAGTTATTATCGATATGGATGAGGTTATGGCAGACACAATAGCCCAGTTTATCGCCTGGTTTCAGCGTGAAGGTTACAACGTTGATCCGGCAGCGCTGGAAGGAAAATCAGTTCAGCAAATGTTCCCCGATTACGAGTTGGCACGCCGCTTCCTTTATACCCCTGGCTTTTTCCGTAATAAACCGGTGATGAAAGATGCGCAGAAAGTAGTAGAAGCGCTGAACCAGGAACACGAAGTATTCATCGTATCCGCCGCCATGGAATTCCCCCAGTCTCTTATTGAGAAATACGAATGGTTGCAGGAGCATTTCCCTTTCATCACCTGGCAACAGATCGCATTTTGCGGCAGCAAAGCACTCGTTCACGGCGATTACATGATCGACGACCATCTCAAGAACCTGGATTATTTCAACGGCGAAAAACTCCTCTTCACCTCACCGCACAATACCACTATCGATAAATACACCCGCGTAAATACCTGGCGCGATGTAGCCGACGTACTACTCCCCGGCCATCAGTTATTTAACTGA